A window from Mycobacterium saskatchewanense encodes these proteins:
- a CDS encoding PPOX class F420-dependent oxidoreductase, with protein MDEKALAELGRGRYSLLRTFRRDGTPVDTPVWFGLDGDALLFRTKVGPKTKRLNATRRVELTACDYRGRVFPGATTVAGHATVLSGAEAERANRLLRERYGWQWNIVPLVKVPGVPNVHQDLCVREKLRRVRQRGVWPDSVIVRVKL; from the coding sequence ATGGACGAAAAAGCACTGGCCGAGCTGGGCCGCGGCCGCTACTCCCTGCTCCGGACTTTCCGCCGAGACGGCACACCCGTCGACACGCCGGTCTGGTTCGGGCTGGACGGCGATGCGTTGCTGTTCCGGACCAAGGTCGGCCCGAAGACCAAGCGGCTCAACGCCACCCGAAGAGTCGAACTCACCGCCTGCGACTACCGGGGTCGCGTCTTTCCCGGCGCGACCACCGTGGCCGGCCACGCGACGGTCCTGTCCGGCGCCGAGGCCGAGCGGGCCAACCGCCTGCTCCGCGAGCGCTACGGCTGGCAGTGGAACATCGTGCCACTGGTGAAGGTGCCGGGCGTACCCAACGTGCACCAAGACCTGTGCGTCCGCGAAAAGCTCCGACGCGTGCGTCAGCGCGGGGTATGGCCCGACAGCGTCATCGTCCGGG
- a CDS encoding TetR/AcrR family transcriptional regulator, which translates to MPAKPRDGKVTRETILGAARAQFSAHGFERSTIRSIAAAAGVDPALVMHYFGSKADLFAAVSRLEIDFPDLSGVAPDRLADVLVPLFIEVWNPGGSFLPLLRAAATNRAAADALLRVFVEQVAPALAAIAPDRAAERAALVGSQVIGIAMARNVVGVPSLTGMADATLTEWLRPVLARYLTGPAP; encoded by the coding sequence ATGCCCGCGAAGCCGCGCGACGGAAAGGTCACCCGCGAGACGATCCTGGGCGCCGCGCGTGCCCAGTTTTCGGCGCATGGCTTCGAGCGCAGCACCATCCGCTCTATCGCGGCCGCGGCGGGCGTCGACCCCGCGCTCGTCATGCATTACTTCGGCAGCAAGGCCGACCTGTTCGCGGCGGTGTCGCGGCTGGAGATCGACTTTCCCGATCTGTCCGGCGTCGCCCCCGATCGACTCGCGGACGTGCTGGTGCCGCTGTTCATCGAGGTGTGGAACCCCGGGGGCTCGTTCCTGCCGCTGTTGCGGGCGGCCGCGACCAACCGGGCGGCCGCCGACGCGCTGCTGCGGGTCTTCGTCGAGCAGGTCGCTCCGGCGCTGGCGGCCATCGCCCCCGACCGCGCGGCCGAGCGCGCCGCGCTGGTGGGCTCGCAGGTCATCGGAATCGCGATGGCGCGCAATGTGGTGGGCGTGCCGTCGCTGACCGGCATGGCCGACGCGACGCTCACCGAGTGGCTGCGGCCGGTGCTGGCGCGCTACCTGACGGGTCCGGCGCCGTAG
- the ilvA gene encoding threonine ammonia-lyase: MSAELSHHPSSPIPAPLTAADIDGAAKRIASVVSPTPLQFSDRLSAITGAQVYLKREDLQIVRSYKLRGAYNLLVQLSDEELASGVVCSSAGNHAQGFAYACRTLGVHGRVYVPAKTPKQKRDRIRYHGGDFIELIVGGATYDLAAEAALADVARTGATLVPPYDDPRTMAGQGTIAVELLAQLDAEPDLVVVPVGGGGCIAGITTYLAERTANTAVLGVEPAGAAAMMAALAAGEPVTLDHVDQFVDGAAVRQAGALTYAALAAAGDMVSITTVDEGAVCTAMLDLYQNEGIIAEPAGALSVAGLLEADIEPGASVVCLISGGNNDVSRYGEVLERSLVHLGLKHYFLVDFPQEPGALRRFLDEVLGPNDDITLFEYVKRNNRETGEALVGIQLGSSADFDGLLTRMRATDLHIEALEPGSAAYRYLL, encoded by the coding sequence GTGTCCGCCGAACTGAGCCACCACCCGAGCTCGCCGATCCCTGCGCCGCTGACCGCGGCGGACATCGACGGCGCGGCGAAGCGGATCGCCTCGGTGGTGTCGCCGACCCCGCTGCAGTTCAGCGATCGGCTCTCGGCGATCACTGGCGCGCAGGTATACCTCAAGCGCGAGGACCTGCAGATCGTGCGCTCCTACAAGCTGCGCGGCGCTTACAACCTGCTGGTGCAGCTGTCCGACGAGGAGCTGGCCTCCGGCGTGGTGTGCTCGTCGGCGGGCAACCACGCGCAGGGGTTCGCGTACGCGTGCCGGACGCTGGGTGTGCACGGGCGCGTCTACGTCCCGGCCAAGACGCCCAAGCAGAAGCGTGACCGGATCCGCTACCACGGGGGCGACTTCATCGAGCTGATCGTGGGCGGGGCGACCTACGACCTCGCCGCCGAGGCGGCGCTGGCCGACGTCGCGCGCACCGGCGCCACCCTGGTGCCGCCGTACGACGACCCGCGCACCATGGCCGGCCAGGGCACGATCGCGGTCGAACTGCTCGCCCAACTCGACGCGGAGCCCGACCTCGTGGTGGTTCCCGTGGGCGGCGGCGGCTGCATCGCGGGCATCACCACGTATCTCGCCGAGCGGACCGCCAACACGGCGGTCCTGGGCGTCGAGCCGGCCGGCGCCGCGGCGATGATGGCCGCGCTGGCGGCCGGGGAGCCGGTGACGCTGGACCACGTCGACCAATTCGTCGATGGCGCCGCCGTCCGCCAGGCCGGGGCGCTCACCTACGCCGCCCTGGCCGCGGCCGGCGACATGGTCTCGATCACCACCGTCGACGAGGGCGCGGTGTGCACCGCGATGCTCGACCTGTACCAGAACGAGGGGATCATCGCCGAGCCGGCGGGTGCGCTGTCGGTGGCGGGTCTGCTGGAAGCCGACATCGAGCCGGGCGCAAGCGTGGTGTGCCTGATCTCGGGCGGCAACAACGACGTCTCGCGCTACGGCGAGGTGCTGGAGCGCTCGCTGGTCCACCTGGGGCTCAAGCACTACTTCCTCGTCGACTTCCCCCAGGAGCCGGGCGCGTTGCGCCGGTTCCTCGACGAGGTGCTCGGGCCCAACGACGACATCACCCTGTTCGAGTACGTCAAGCGCAACAACCGCGAGACCGGCGAGGCTCTGGTCGGCATCCAGCTGGGATCGTCGGCCGATTTCGACGGCCTGCTCACCCGGATGCGGGCCACCGACCTGCACATCGAGGCGCTGGAGCCGGGATCGGCGGCCTACCGCTACCTGCTGTAG
- a CDS encoding FAD-dependent oxidoreductase, with amino-acid sequence MNDVDVLVVGAGPTGLTAAGDLARAGRSVAVLERWPSENPSSRAFATMARTLEVLDARGLADDLLALGHHAPGVRLFAGARLDLTHLDSPYRFVLVTPQANVDAALGRYATTQGADIRRGVEVVALDQDADGVTLTARPKDDGNPAHRQVWRARYVIGADGAHSTVRELVGADFPGKTLLTSLVLADVKLAREPSGEGLRMGSTRDALGFLAPYGRRDADGSWYRAMVWDRNHQVPDSEPVDDHEVIAVLARAMRVDFGVTEISWKSRFHCDERQVRQYRHGRVFLAGDAAHVHSPMGGQGMNTGIQDAANLAWKIDAALAGADDSLLDTYHAERHPIGKRVLLQSGLIARAVTLHPRPARLLRNLLAPNLLRIPAVRDLVAGSFSGSALRYGRRGPVGTRATQIPLAQGCVTALQRAGGYLLVRERGTAPIEAPGIAQAERTDDGPAVLVRPDGYIAWTGASADAPVRVASTVSP; translated from the coding sequence ATGAACGACGTCGACGTTCTCGTGGTGGGTGCGGGCCCGACGGGGCTGACGGCCGCCGGCGACCTCGCCCGCGCCGGCCGATCGGTGGCCGTCTTGGAACGCTGGCCGTCGGAAAACCCGTCGAGCCGCGCGTTCGCCACCATGGCCCGCACGCTCGAGGTCCTCGATGCCCGCGGCCTGGCCGACGACCTGCTGGCGCTCGGGCACCACGCGCCGGGGGTGCGGCTGTTCGCCGGTGCCCGCCTCGACCTGACGCACCTGGACTCCCCCTACCGGTTCGTATTGGTCACGCCGCAGGCCAATGTCGATGCCGCGCTTGGTCGCTACGCGACCACGCAGGGCGCCGACATCCGCCGCGGCGTCGAGGTGGTCGCACTCGACCAGGACGCCGATGGCGTGACCCTGACCGCCCGACCCAAGGACGACGGCAATCCGGCGCACCGGCAGGTCTGGCGGGCGCGCTACGTGATCGGCGCCGACGGGGCCCACAGCACCGTCCGAGAATTGGTGGGCGCCGACTTCCCCGGCAAGACGCTGCTCACGTCCCTCGTGCTGGCTGACGTGAAGCTGGCCCGCGAGCCCTCGGGCGAGGGGCTGCGCATGGGCTCGACCCGCGACGCGCTGGGCTTCCTCGCGCCCTACGGGCGCCGCGACGCGGACGGCTCCTGGTATCGCGCCATGGTGTGGGATCGCAACCACCAGGTGCCCGACAGCGAGCCCGTCGACGACCATGAGGTGATCGCCGTCCTGGCGCGCGCCATGCGCGTGGACTTCGGCGTGACCGAGATCAGCTGGAAGTCCCGGTTCCATTGCGACGAAAGGCAGGTCCGCCAGTACCGGCACGGCCGGGTTTTCCTCGCCGGCGACGCCGCACACGTGCACTCCCCCATGGGCGGCCAGGGCATGAACACCGGAATCCAGGACGCCGCCAACCTGGCCTGGAAGATCGACGCGGCGCTCGCCGGTGCCGACGACAGCCTGCTGGACACCTACCACGCCGAGCGTCACCCGATCGGCAAACGGGTGCTCCTGCAGTCCGGGCTGATTGCCCGCGCGGTCACCCTGCATCCGCGGCCGGCGCGGCTGCTGCGAAACCTGTTGGCGCCCAACCTGCTTCGGATACCAGCGGTGCGCGACCTGGTGGCGGGCAGTTTTTCGGGCTCGGCCCTGCGCTACGGCCGGCGCGGGCCGGTCGGCACCCGGGCGACCCAGATACCGCTGGCCCAGGGGTGCGTCACCGCGCTGCAACGCGCCGGAGGCTACCTGCTGGTGCGCGAACGGGGCACCGCGCCGATCGAGGCCCCCGGCATCGCCCAGGCGGAGCGGACCGACGACGGCCCCGCGGTCCTGGTGCGCCCCGACGGGTACATCGCGTGGACCGGCGCGTCGGCCGACGCCCCCGTTCGGGTCGCCAGCACAGTCAGCCCCTGA
- a CDS encoding mycofactocin-coupled SDR family oxidoreductase codes for MTGKFSGKVAFITGAARGQGRTHAVRFAEEGADIIAVDICEQIDSVAYPMARREDLDETVNLVEKTGRRIVAEQADVRDFSRLQSVVADGVAELGRLDFVLANAGIAPGAGLPQPTMSAYRDAIDVMLNGVYFTIEAALPAMLGRDEGGAIVITSSAAGLKSIGLSFDSREHGLAGYTAAKHGVVGLMRYYATSLAEKKIRVNSVHPTGVATPMIQNEAFGRYSADHQAFATAFVNLLPVPLIEPEDVTEAMVYLCGESGRYITGITLPLDAGLLVK; via the coding sequence ATGACGGGAAAGTTCAGCGGCAAGGTTGCATTCATCACCGGGGCCGCCCGGGGGCAGGGGCGCACCCACGCGGTGCGGTTCGCCGAGGAGGGCGCCGACATCATCGCGGTCGACATCTGCGAGCAGATCGACAGCGTGGCATACCCGATGGCCCGGCGCGAAGACCTCGACGAGACGGTCAACCTCGTTGAGAAGACCGGGCGCCGCATCGTCGCCGAACAAGCCGACGTCCGGGACTTCTCGCGGCTGCAATCCGTCGTCGCCGACGGGGTCGCCGAACTCGGTCGCCTGGACTTCGTGCTGGCCAATGCCGGCATAGCGCCGGGCGCCGGTCTCCCACAGCCGACCATGTCCGCGTACCGGGACGCGATCGACGTCATGCTCAACGGCGTCTACTTCACGATCGAGGCGGCCTTGCCCGCGATGCTGGGGCGGGATGAAGGCGGTGCGATCGTCATCACCAGTTCCGCGGCCGGTCTGAAATCGATCGGCCTCAGCTTCGACAGCCGCGAACATGGGCTGGCCGGGTATACCGCCGCCAAGCACGGGGTGGTGGGACTGATGAGGTACTACGCGACTTCCCTCGCCGAGAAGAAGATTCGGGTCAATTCGGTGCACCCGACCGGTGTCGCGACCCCAATGATCCAGAACGAGGCGTTCGGGCGTTACTCCGCCGACCATCAAGCATTCGCGACCGCTTTCGTCAACCTGCTCCCGGTGCCGTTGATCGAACCCGAGGACGTCACCGAGGCGATGGTCTACCTGTGCGGTGAATCCGGACGCTACATCACCGGCATCACGTTGCCGCTCGACGCCGGGCTCCTCGTCAAGTGA
- a CDS encoding lysophospholipid acyltransferase — MSGGAAATAREMGRVGVRKVLQRTGIIGESVAPLSTDPPEVVELLTTPWYVERLRKLADDLGRDLDGVRAEAAGYLREMATSLDERAVEAWRGFSRWLMRAYDVLVDEDQIAQLRRLDRKATLAFAFSHRSYLDGMLLPEVIAANRLSPALTFGGANLNFFPMGLWAKRTGAIFIRRQTKDIPVYRFALRAYAAQLVLNHANLTWSIEGGRTRTGKLRPPVFGILRYITDAVDEIDGPEVYLVPTSIVYDQLHEVEAMTNEAYGAAKRPEDFRFLIRLARQQGERLGRAYLDFGEPLPLRKRLEELRAEESGTGTEIERIALDVEHRINRATPVTPTAVVSLALLGADRSLSITEVLATVRPLASYIAARNWAVAGAADLTNRSTIRWTLHQLVASGVVSVYDAGTEAVWGICPDQHLVAAFYRNTAIHILVDRAIAETALLAAAESSTDGSVLPVAVRDEALALRELLKFEFLFSARAQFEKDLADEVRLIGPADPLVDTSSAASASSVRRLLEEADLLLAHLVLRPFLDAYHIVADRLAAYEDESFDEDGFLAECLQVGKQWELQHRIANAESRSMELFKTALRLARHRELVDGFGDAGMATRRREFADEIATAIRRVNTIAELARTC, encoded by the coding sequence ATGAGCGGCGGAGCGGCGGCCACCGCCCGCGAGATGGGGCGCGTCGGCGTACGAAAGGTGCTGCAGCGCACCGGGATCATCGGTGAGTCGGTCGCACCGTTGTCGACGGACCCGCCCGAGGTCGTCGAATTGCTGACCACGCCGTGGTACGTGGAGCGGTTGCGCAAGCTGGCTGACGACCTCGGGCGGGACCTGGACGGCGTCCGGGCCGAGGCGGCCGGGTACCTGCGGGAGATGGCGACGTCGCTGGACGAGCGGGCGGTGGAGGCCTGGCGCGGTTTCAGTCGCTGGCTGATGCGGGCCTACGACGTGCTGGTCGACGAGGACCAGATCGCGCAGCTCCGCAGGTTGGACCGCAAAGCCACGCTGGCCTTTGCGTTTTCGCACCGGTCGTACCTGGACGGCATGCTGCTGCCCGAGGTGATCGCGGCCAACCGGCTCTCGCCGGCGCTGACGTTCGGCGGCGCGAACCTGAACTTCTTCCCCATGGGGCTGTGGGCCAAGCGCACCGGCGCGATCTTCATCCGGCGGCAGACCAAAGACATTCCCGTCTACCGGTTTGCGCTGCGCGCCTACGCCGCGCAGCTGGTGCTGAATCATGCCAACCTGACCTGGTCGATCGAGGGTGGCAGAACCCGGACCGGGAAGCTGCGGCCGCCGGTGTTCGGAATCCTGCGCTACATCACCGACGCCGTCGACGAAATCGACGGGCCCGAAGTGTATCTGGTGCCGACGTCCATCGTGTACGACCAGCTGCACGAGGTCGAGGCCATGACCAACGAGGCCTACGGCGCCGCCAAGCGCCCCGAGGACTTCCGCTTCCTGATCCGGCTCGCGCGCCAGCAGGGCGAGCGACTGGGGCGGGCGTACCTGGACTTCGGCGAACCGCTGCCGCTGCGCAAGCGGCTGGAGGAGCTGCGAGCCGAGGAGTCCGGGACGGGCACCGAGATCGAGCGCATCGCCCTGGACGTGGAGCACCGGATCAACCGCGCCACGCCGGTCACCCCCACCGCGGTGGTCAGCCTGGCGCTGCTGGGGGCGGACCGGTCGCTGTCCATCACCGAGGTGCTGGCCACCGTGCGGCCGCTGGCGAGCTACATCGCCGCGCGCAACTGGGCGGTGGCCGGGGCGGCGGACCTGACGAATCGCTCGACGATCCGCTGGACGCTGCACCAGCTGGTCGCCTCGGGCGTGGTGAGCGTGTATGACGCCGGCACCGAGGCGGTCTGGGGTATCTGCCCGGATCAGCACCTGGTTGCGGCGTTCTACCGCAACACCGCCATCCACATCCTGGTCGATCGCGCCATCGCCGAGACGGCGCTGCTTGCGGCCGCCGAATCCTCAACGGATGGCTCGGTGTTGCCGGTCGCCGTGCGCGACGAGGCGCTGGCTCTGCGGGAACTGCTGAAGTTCGAGTTCCTGTTCTCGGCCCGGGCGCAGTTCGAGAAGGACCTGGCCGACGAGGTGCGACTGATCGGGCCCGCGGACCCCCTGGTCGACACCAGCAGCGCCGCGAGCGCGTCCTCCGTGCGCCGGCTGCTGGAGGAGGCGGACCTGCTGCTCGCCCACCTGGTCTTGCGGCCGTTCCTGGACGCCTACCACATCGTCGCCGACCGGCTGGCCGCCTATGAGGACGAGTCGTTCGACGAGGACGGCTTTCTGGCCGAATGCCTGCAAGTCGGCAAGCAGTGGGAACTGCAGCACCGGATCGCCAACGCCGAGTCGAGGTCGATGGAACTGTTCAAGACCGCGCTGCGCCTGGCGCGGCACCGCGAACTGGTCGACGGCTTCGGCGATGCCGGCATGGCGACGAGGCGGCGTGAGTTCGCCGACGAGATCGCCACGGCGATCCGGCGGGTCAACACCATTGCCGAGCTTGCGCGCACGTGCTGA
- a CDS encoding TetR family transcriptional regulator: MVDRGDSTPADERNPDWPEEPTAASTPPGTRTADAARDSVLAAGREIFATIGYSDATDLQICKRARATRGALQHHFGSKFGLFVAVVEHLQRDLCTRMSEAINLQHDPLGQARAGIATFLDGCGQATYHSVVLEQGPAVLGWDGWRELDDKYYAPPISALTDMLLPPRHGGYTAAMGAVAIRGAMTALTFEIARARDTALARTEALAVVDHLLISLQGMPSSADPAPARIGIGQLRATTSAYLDRVEAGEIFDVLRRGRVVARIQRCPPRIDPQ; the protein is encoded by the coding sequence GTGGTTGACCGGGGAGACAGCACGCCGGCAGACGAGCGCAACCCTGATTGGCCGGAAGAACCGACGGCCGCATCGACCCCGCCGGGCACTCGCACCGCCGACGCCGCCAGGGACAGCGTCCTGGCGGCGGGCCGTGAAATCTTCGCCACAATCGGGTATTCCGACGCCACCGACTTGCAGATCTGCAAGCGGGCGCGCGCCACCCGCGGCGCTCTACAGCACCACTTCGGCAGCAAATTCGGCTTATTCGTGGCGGTTGTCGAACACCTGCAACGCGACCTGTGCACGCGGATGTCCGAAGCGATCAATCTGCAGCACGATCCGTTGGGGCAAGCACGTGCCGGCATCGCCACATTCCTCGACGGTTGCGGCCAGGCCACGTATCACAGCGTCGTGCTGGAACAGGGTCCGGCCGTCCTGGGGTGGGACGGCTGGCGAGAGCTCGACGACAAGTACTACGCGCCCCCGATCAGCGCGCTCACCGATATGCTGCTCCCCCCGCGACACGGTGGTTACACGGCGGCTATGGGCGCGGTCGCCATTCGGGGCGCAATGACCGCCTTGACCTTTGAGATCGCACGAGCACGGGACACGGCCTTGGCGCGGACCGAGGCGCTGGCCGTTGTGGACCACCTACTGATCAGTCTGCAGGGTATGCCATCGAGCGCCGACCCTGCCCCCGCACGGATCGGCATCGGCCAACTGCGTGCGACCACAAGCGCTTACCTGGACCGAGTCGAGGCGGGGGAAATCTTCGATGTGCTGCGCCGCGGCCGCGTGGTGGCCCGCATCCAGCGATGCCCACCCAGGATTGACCCGCAGTGA
- a CDS encoding MerR family transcriptional regulator, whose translation MLTIGAVARASGVAPTTLRYYEQIGLVPAPSRQGGQRRYDDSVLARLEVIGLCKSAGFTLDEVQLLFADDAPGRPVSRKLAEDKLAEIDARMESLARARAVIEWGMRCTCPSIDACTCGIHTGVPAT comes from the coding sequence GTGCTGACGATCGGGGCGGTGGCGCGCGCGTCCGGCGTCGCACCCACCACACTGCGCTACTACGAGCAGATCGGGCTGGTGCCGGCCCCCTCCCGGCAGGGCGGGCAGCGCCGCTACGACGATTCGGTGCTCGCCCGGCTCGAGGTGATCGGGCTGTGCAAGTCGGCAGGATTCACGTTGGACGAGGTCCAGCTGCTGTTCGCCGACGACGCGCCGGGGCGGCCCGTCAGCCGCAAGCTGGCCGAGGACAAGCTCGCCGAGATCGATGCCCGAATGGAGTCGCTGGCCCGAGCCCGGGCCGTCATCGAATGGGGAATGCGCTGCACCTGTCCGTCAATCGACGCATGCACCTGTGGCATTCACACCGGGGTGCCGGCCACCTAG
- the fadD11 gene encoding fatty acid--CoA ligase FadD11: protein MTTTERPATMCEAFQRTASIDPDAVALRTPGATQTLTWREYAAQVRKVAAGLAGLGVRRGDTVSLMMANRIEFYPLEVGAQHVGATSFSVYNTLPAEQLTYLFDNAGTKVVICEEQYVERIRASGAAIEHIVCIDGSPDGTLSVDELYAAAPADFDFESAWRAVQSDDIVTLIYTSGTTGNPKGVEMTHANLLFEGYALESVLGIEFGDRVTSFLPSAHIADRMTGLYSQELFGTQVTVVSDGRAIVAALPDVRPTIWGAVPRVWEKLKAGIEFMAGHEPDDVKRQALQWALGVAAKRAGALLSGEPMPDEVAAEWARADELVLSRLRERLGFAELRWAMSGAAPIPRETLAFFAGIGIPIAEVWGMSELSCVATVSHPRDARLGTVGKLLPGLEGRIAEDGEFLVRGPLVMKGYRKDPAKTAEAIDADGWLHTGDIFEVDPEGYLRVVDRKKELIINAAGKNMSPANIENTIVAACPMVGVMITIGDGRPYNTALMVFDADSVGPYAAQHGLPDASPAALASHPEVIAKIAAGVAEGNAKLSRVEQIKRFRVLSTLWEPGGDEITLTMKLKRKPIHAKYAPEIEELYSADPHPHVHEPSDAATVQPA, encoded by the coding sequence ATGACCACAACCGAGCGTCCGGCCACGATGTGTGAGGCTTTTCAGCGGACCGCGTCGATCGATCCCGACGCCGTGGCGCTGCGGACGCCGGGCGCCACCCAGACGTTGACGTGGCGGGAGTATGCGGCGCAGGTCCGCAAGGTCGCCGCCGGCCTCGCGGGCCTGGGAGTTCGGCGGGGCGACACCGTGTCGCTGATGATGGCCAACCGGATCGAGTTCTACCCATTGGAAGTCGGGGCCCAACACGTTGGGGCCACATCGTTTTCGGTCTACAACACGCTGCCCGCCGAGCAGCTGACCTACCTGTTCGACAATGCCGGGACCAAGGTGGTGATCTGCGAGGAACAATACGTCGAGCGCATCCGCGCCAGCGGCGCAGCCATCGAGCACATCGTCTGCATCGACGGATCGCCGGACGGCACCCTGTCGGTCGACGAGCTCTACGCCGCCGCACCCGCCGACTTTGACTTCGAGTCCGCTTGGCGCGCGGTGCAATCCGACGACATCGTCACCCTCATCTACACGTCCGGGACGACCGGAAACCCCAAGGGCGTGGAGATGACCCACGCGAACCTGCTGTTCGAGGGCTACGCGCTGGAGTCGGTGCTCGGCATCGAGTTCGGCGACCGCGTCACATCGTTCCTGCCGTCCGCGCACATTGCCGACCGCATGACCGGCCTGTACTCGCAGGAGCTGTTCGGCACGCAGGTCACCGTCGTGTCCGACGGTCGCGCGATCGTCGCCGCGCTGCCCGACGTGCGGCCCACCATTTGGGGGGCCGTGCCGCGGGTGTGGGAAAAGCTCAAAGCCGGAATCGAATTCATGGCCGGTCACGAGCCCGACGACGTGAAGCGGCAGGCGTTGCAGTGGGCGCTCGGGGTTGCCGCGAAGCGGGCCGGGGCGCTGCTCTCCGGCGAACCGATGCCCGACGAGGTCGCGGCGGAATGGGCCCGGGCCGACGAATTGGTGTTGTCCAGGCTGCGGGAGCGGCTCGGCTTCGCCGAACTCCGGTGGGCCATGTCGGGTGCGGCCCCGATCCCCAGGGAGACGCTGGCCTTCTTCGCGGGAATCGGCATCCCCATCGCCGAGGTCTGGGGGATGTCGGAGCTGAGCTGCGTCGCCACCGTGAGCCACCCCCGCGACGCCCGGCTGGGCACCGTCGGCAAGCTGCTTCCGGGGCTGGAGGGCAGGATCGCCGAGGACGGCGAGTTCCTGGTCCGCGGCCCGCTGGTGATGAAGGGCTACCGCAAGGACCCCGCCAAGACCGCGGAGGCGATCGACGCCGACGGGTGGCTGCACACCGGCGACATCTTCGAGGTCGACCCGGAGGGCTACCTGCGGGTGGTCGACCGCAAGAAGGAGCTGATCATCAATGCCGCCGGAAAGAACATGTCGCCGGCCAACATCGAGAACACCATCGTGGCCGCGTGCCCGATGGTCGGCGTCATGATCACCATCGGCGACGGGCGGCCCTACAACACCGCGCTCATGGTCTTCGACGCCGACTCCGTCGGGCCCTATGCCGCCCAGCACGGCCTGCCCGACGCGTCGCCCGCGGCGCTGGCCTCCCACCCCGAGGTGATTGCCAAGATCGCCGCGGGGGTCGCCGAGGGCAACGCCAAACTCTCGCGGGTCGAACAGATCAAGCGGTTCCGCGTCTTGTCGACGTTGTGGGAGCCCGGCGGTGACGAGATCACGCTGACGATGAAACTCAAGCGCAAGCCGATCCACGCCAAATACGCGCCAGAGATCGAGGAATTGTATTCGGCCGACCCGCATCCGCACGTACACGAACCGTCCGACGCCGCGACGGTGCAACCGGCATGA
- a CDS encoding AraC-like ligand-binding domain-containing protein, translated as MSREDRVRKGHELATRRLEVDVADGPPTAAAGQFEAFDRFISERLVPMRLSTDDTEGFRARARSVSLGDVRLSDLWARGPFVARRTVQLITAGCPEYLKVGLQLSGVAGISQGSREAELRPGDIVLYDTSRPYQISTAASFRMQTVMLSRGALRLSPAQLEQLPLRPISCRQGLGLLVSQYLRGLNRQLDAGLHPASCHLADALVDLLAALFVEELASASRAPTESDNGRAGLLNRVRAHIESRLADPHLNVASIARSHYISVRYLQKLFEEQGDTVTGWIRAQRLEHCRRDLANPDLAAHSIGSIAANWGLVDQPHFSRLFKSAYGMCPRDYRGREIGVFAA; from the coding sequence ATGAGCCGAGAAGACCGCGTTCGAAAAGGTCATGAACTTGCGACCCGACGCCTGGAAGTCGATGTCGCCGATGGTCCCCCAACTGCCGCCGCAGGGCAGTTCGAAGCCTTTGACCGGTTCATCTCCGAGCGACTGGTCCCAATGCGGTTGTCAACCGACGACACCGAGGGCTTCCGGGCCCGGGCACGCTCGGTGAGTCTGGGGGATGTCCGGCTATCCGATTTGTGGGCCCGTGGTCCCTTCGTCGCTCGCCGTACCGTGCAGCTCATCACGGCCGGCTGCCCGGAGTACCTCAAGGTCGGCCTGCAACTCTCCGGGGTCGCCGGGATATCCCAGGGCAGTCGAGAGGCCGAGTTGAGGCCCGGAGACATCGTCTTGTACGACACCAGCCGTCCGTACCAGATCAGCACGGCCGCGTCGTTCCGCATGCAGACGGTGATGTTGTCCCGCGGGGCGCTGCGGCTGTCCCCAGCGCAATTGGAGCAGTTGCCGCTGCGGCCGATTAGTTGCCGGCAGGGTCTGGGATTGCTGGTGTCGCAATATCTCCGCGGCCTTAATCGGCAACTCGACGCCGGGTTGCATCCGGCGTCTTGTCATCTCGCCGATGCGTTGGTGGACTTGCTGGCGGCGCTGTTCGTCGAGGAGCTGGCGTCGGCATCCAGGGCCCCGACGGAATCCGACAACGGCAGAGCGGGCCTGCTGAACCGAGTCCGCGCTCATATCGAGAGCCGGCTCGCCGACCCACACCTCAACGTCGCGAGCATCGCCCGGTCGCACTACATTTCGGTCCGTTACTTGCAGAAACTTTTCGAAGAGCAGGGCGACACGGTGACCGGGTGGATTCGGGCTCAACGCCTCGAGCACTGTCGCAGGGACCTCGCCAACCCCGATCTTGCAGCACACTCGATCGGGTCGATCGCCGCCAACTGGGGTCTCGTCGACCAGCCGCACTTTTCCCGGCTCTTCAAGTCGGCATACGGGATGTGTCCGCGCGACTACCGGGGCCGGGAGATCGGTGTATTCGCCGCTTGA